The Porphyrobacter sp. HT-58-2 genome has a window encoding:
- a CDS encoding RES family NAD+ phosphorylase: MHFTGLLYRAHNPVWSREPLSGEGAARFGGRFNRMGRAALYTSLAPETALREANQVGTLQPTTLVAYQADIGPLLDGRDAAALQPFGIAPAELADPSWRDRMLSGKPVPTQDLAEAAIAQGYAGIVVPSFARGAPADALNLVLWDWDGRITLVDDDDRLGLRNN, encoded by the coding sequence ATGCACTTCACAGGGCTGCTCTACCGCGCCCACAATCCGGTCTGGTCCCGCGAACCGTTGTCGGGGGAGGGGGCGGCCCGGTTTGGCGGACGGTTCAATCGCATGGGGCGCGCTGCGCTCTATACTTCGCTCGCGCCCGAGACGGCGCTTCGCGAGGCCAATCAGGTCGGCACGTTACAGCCAACAACCCTCGTTGCCTATCAGGCCGACATCGGACCCTTGCTGGATGGCCGCGATGCCGCTGCATTGCAGCCCTTCGGCATCGCACCGGCGGAGCTCGCCGACCCGTCGTGGCGTGATCGGATGCTCTCAGGCAAGCCGGTCCCGACGCAAGACCTAGCGGAGGCCGCGATCGCGCAAGGCTATGCCGGCATCGTTGTCCCAAGCTTTGCCCGCGGTGCACCCGCGGACGCGCTCAATCTGGTCCTGTGGGACTGGGACGGGCGCATCACGCTTGTTGATGACGACGACCGGCTTGGCCTTCGCAATAACTGA
- a CDS encoding DUF7007 domain-containing protein, with the protein MTCFAPSPRPSISIWGAVQQADQLAPGIWSVMTASHGGIILSEQRQVAMPPALQIDGGAYEEDCDWALPILAFTNELERQGSCSAGFLQLARDTARCWHPDRFSAFTGEAVEENASAILRTRKAYIGAIGEFCVTSAWGDWAEWVPEGKVGVIARQVERVDHLGRPTYGEAEVCALIAKDLYAARGEVTALRDTAHEVIPMPETLRPKRVG; encoded by the coding sequence ATGACATGCTTTGCTCCATCGCCGCGCCCATCGATATCGATCTGGGGCGCCGTCCAGCAGGCCGATCAGCTGGCCCCCGGCATATGGTCTGTCATGACCGCCAGCCATGGGGGCATCATTCTGTCGGAACAGCGACAAGTGGCCATGCCGCCGGCGCTGCAGATCGACGGCGGGGCTTACGAAGAAGATTGCGACTGGGCGCTCCCGATCCTCGCCTTCACCAACGAGCTTGAACGGCAGGGTTCCTGTTCCGCAGGCTTCCTGCAGCTTGCGCGCGATACCGCCCGATGTTGGCACCCAGACCGCTTCAGCGCCTTTACCGGCGAGGCCGTCGAGGAAAATGCATCTGCGATCCTGCGGACGCGCAAGGCCTACATCGGCGCGATCGGCGAATTCTGCGTCACCAGCGCCTGGGGCGACTGGGCCGAATGGGTGCCGGAAGGCAAGGTGGGCGTGATTGCCCGGCAAGTCGAACGCGTCGATCACCTTGGCCGGCCAACTTATGGCGAGGCCGAAGTCTGCGCGCTGATCGCCAAGGACCTCTACGCCGCACGCGGCGAAGTCACGGCTCTGCGCGACACGGCGCATGAAGTGATCCCGATGCCAGAGACCCTGCGACCGAAACGCGTGGGCTGA
- a CDS encoding ATP-binding protein: MNPTVIRPSISPKTITKVTRLFNGTIGDILGELLQNSRRAGASRIDIACCADQDGARLTLVDDGTGVADPQTMIALGDSGWDQKIHEAEDPAGIGVFSLAGKDTHISSRHVDDTTGWSVHVPADGWTGAQDIAVRPLARPVGTTITFLMPGVSEQTAERIVREVAKFYPLPVYFNGVQVPREDFLAKAIYIAEWNGSQIGVFEGREYHQDPTTNFHGMVLTRKLASVSESLGGKTYHARLDIGSTPGLALVLPARKEFVENAAFAALQTACKRTIYAALAHKGQHRLSFENWKEARDLGVALPEADPCLPRWHAAIAESDNVNVEYEEVATGPDTILVADLEPDIGQGLERALRTHPLRPHLAENHPPYAGYGWYNALYQLGNVRFYVAAGEQHHIIAENGSFPSLQDHVRAETIELRFCLFHRATETQREERIPADVAFVVNEDGWYSGVDQIRIAYVPGADLTPETLVDLIENVCFCASDDSEADSWDTQHEHFMRDARELAARVLLGEDEAVAARIRDTLAGILWVIPKDRQVAITVAPGTAIDVQLSACSLLDRDETSNA, encoded by the coding sequence ATGAACCCGACAGTCATCCGACCCAGCATCAGCCCGAAGACGATCACCAAAGTCACGCGCCTCTTCAACGGCACCATCGGCGATATTCTGGGCGAGCTCCTCCAGAACAGTCGCCGCGCGGGCGCTTCCCGGATCGATATCGCCTGCTGCGCAGATCAGGACGGAGCGCGACTGACTCTTGTCGACGATGGAACCGGCGTTGCTGATCCCCAGACCATGATTGCGCTGGGGGACTCGGGCTGGGACCAGAAAATCCATGAGGCCGAAGACCCGGCAGGCATCGGTGTCTTCAGCCTGGCGGGCAAGGACACACACATCAGCTCGCGCCATGTCGATGACACCACCGGATGGTCGGTCCATGTCCCCGCAGATGGCTGGACCGGTGCGCAGGACATTGCCGTGCGGCCCCTTGCCCGCCCGGTTGGGACGACGATCACCTTTCTGATGCCCGGCGTGAGCGAGCAGACGGCCGAGCGGATTGTGCGCGAGGTCGCGAAGTTCTACCCGCTGCCGGTCTACTTCAATGGCGTGCAAGTGCCGCGCGAGGACTTTCTCGCCAAAGCGATCTACATCGCCGAGTGGAACGGCAGCCAGATCGGTGTGTTCGAGGGGCGCGAATACCACCAGGACCCCACGACCAACTTCCATGGCATGGTGCTCACCCGCAAGCTTGCCAGTGTGTCGGAGAGCCTCGGCGGCAAGACCTATCATGCCCGGCTCGATATCGGCTCCACCCCGGGCCTTGCCCTTGTCCTCCCGGCCCGCAAGGAGTTCGTCGAGAACGCGGCCTTTGCGGCGCTTCAGACAGCTTGCAAGCGCACGATCTATGCCGCGCTGGCGCACAAAGGCCAGCACCGGCTTTCCTTCGAGAACTGGAAGGAAGCGCGCGATCTGGGGGTCGCACTGCCGGAGGCCGACCCCTGCCTGCCCCGCTGGCATGCGGCTATCGCGGAAAGCGACAACGTCAATGTCGAGTATGAGGAGGTCGCTACAGGACCGGACACGATCCTTGTTGCGGATCTCGAGCCCGATATCGGGCAGGGACTGGAGCGCGCGCTGCGCACGCATCCCCTGCGCCCGCACCTCGCTGAGAACCATCCTCCTTACGCAGGCTATGGCTGGTATAATGCGCTGTATCAGCTCGGCAACGTGCGCTTCTATGTTGCAGCCGGGGAGCAGCACCACATCATCGCCGAAAACGGAAGCTTCCCTTCGCTCCAGGACCATGTGCGTGCCGAGACGATCGAACTGAGGTTCTGCCTCTTCCACCGCGCCACCGAGACCCAACGCGAGGAACGGATCCCGGCAGATGTCGCCTTTGTCGTAAACGAAGATGGCTGGTACAGCGGCGTCGACCAGATCCGCATCGCTTACGTGCCGGGGGCAGACCTGACCCCTGAAACGCTGGTCGATCTCATCGAGAACGTCTGTTTCTGCGCAAGCGACGACAGCGAGGCCGACTCCTGGGACACCCAGCACGAGCACTTCATGCGCGATGCGCGCGAACTCGCGGCCCGGGTGCTGCTCGGCGAGGACGAGGCCGTCGCGGCGCGCATCCGCGATACGCTCGCCGGCATCCTGTGGGTCATTCCCAAGGACCGGCAGGTCGCTATCACGGTCGCTCCCGGGACCGCGATCGATGTTCAGCTGTCCGCTTGTTCCCTCCTGGATCGGGACGAGACCTCCAATGCATGA
- a CDS encoding DUF3768 domain-containing protein yields the protein MHDTSDLACAQQRTERIALLNDAVRRGRDRTARIVMTSGLLAELGGETVADSLMAQARLMAALRHCTFAPDSPERDFASMDVDGIKVLMKIDYYDTKLAFGSEDPANPAMTRRVVTLMRPADY from the coding sequence ATGCATGACACATCCGACCTCGCTTGCGCTCAGCAGCGCACCGAGCGCATCGCGCTGCTCAATGATGCCGTGCGCCGGGGCCGCGACCGCACGGCCCGCATCGTCATGACCTCCGGGCTGCTTGCAGAACTCGGCGGCGAAACGGTGGCAGACAGCTTGATGGCACAGGCTCGGTTGATGGCCGCTCTGCGCCATTGCACCTTCGCCCCGGACTCGCCCGAGCGGGACTTTGCAAGCATGGATGTCGATGGCATCAAGGTGCTGATGAAAATCGATTATTACGACACCAAACTGGCGTTCGGGTCAGAGGATCCGGCCAATCCAGCGATGACACGGCGCGTCGTCACGCTGATGCGGCCAGCGGATTACTGA
- a CDS encoding DUF736 domain-containing protein, producing the protein MNIGTLKANAEGVHIGRITTLTFSATVALRAFESTNERAPKFDVMALSADRRSWVKIGALWEYSSNETGECFLSGQIDDPSLSAPIPVAMFQQNDGSFNVAWRRSKPKASLDGFGSESEGALPPLTATGDEPASDRSVDSAAATGDGLGESTAPAPKGKTRASVDA; encoded by the coding sequence ATGAACATCGGCACCCTCAAGGCCAACGCAGAAGGCGTTCACATCGGCCGCATCACCACCCTGACCTTCAGTGCGACCGTCGCTCTGCGGGCCTTCGAATCCACCAACGAGCGGGCACCCAAGTTCGACGTCATGGCGCTCTCGGCGGACCGCCGCAGTTGGGTCAAGATCGGCGCGCTCTGGGAATACTCGTCGAACGAGACCGGCGAATGCTTCCTGTCGGGCCAGATCGACGACCCCAGCCTCTCGGCGCCGATCCCGGTCGCCATGTTCCAGCAGAACGATGGTAGCTTCAATGTCGCTTGGCGCCGTTCGAAGCCCAAGGCCTCGCTCGACGGCTTCGGCAGCGAGAGCGAAGGCGCTCTGCCGCCGCTCACCGCCACCGGCGACGAACCGGCCAGCGACCGCAGCGTTGACAGCGCCGCTGCCACCGGCGACGGTCTGGGCGAGAGCACCGCTCCGGCACCCAAGGGCAAGACGCGCGCAAGCGTCGACGCCTGA